A part of Halogeometricum sp. S3BR5-2 genomic DNA contains:
- a CDS encoding Hsp20/alpha crystallin family protein, whose translation MMRRSNPFENMESMFERMSRQFDEMSRQFDDSHWTGSSTRGMEVDVRDGEDEFVVVADLPGFEKEDIDLSITERALTISASRETATETDSDGDADGEYLRRERRHESMRRTFRLPGDVTADDASASYKNGVLTVTLPKVTIDREDSRHIDIE comes from the coding sequence ATGATGCGACGTTCCAACCCCTTCGAAAACATGGAATCGATGTTCGAACGAATGTCCCGACAGTTCGACGAGATGAGCCGTCAGTTCGACGACTCCCACTGGACCGGTTCCTCGACCCGGGGCATGGAAGTCGACGTCCGCGACGGCGAGGACGAGTTCGTCGTCGTGGCCGACCTGCCCGGGTTCGAGAAGGAGGACATCGACCTCTCCATCACCGAACGCGCGCTGACCATCTCCGCCTCCCGCGAGACGGCGACGGAGACGGACTCCGACGGTGACGCCGACGGCGAGTACCTCCGCCGCGAACGGCGCCACGAGTCGATGCGCCGCACCTTCCGCCTCCCCGGCGACGTGACGGCCGACGACGCCTCCGCCTCCTACAAGAACGGCGTCCTCACCGTCACCCTCCCGAAGGTGACCATCGACCGCGAGGACTCCCGTCACATCGACATCGAGTGA